A stretch of Salvelinus alpinus chromosome 4, SLU_Salpinus.1, whole genome shotgun sequence DNA encodes these proteins:
- the LOC139573401 gene encoding zinc-binding protein A33-like, with product MAECDWNEEMSEGPFLLQEDLTCPVCKDLYREPVLLSCSHSFCKECLEQSRKMGQRCPVCRKSCDGEQPISNRALMAATESFQKEKRWRGPNAINNVPLCNLHRLELQLYCVKDEEPVCVDCVTLHRTHELLPLNKGAPLCKEELTIKVNILEEKVETFKRMKKKYSNTVDFMKIQTEQAEKQIKAEFERLRQVLCVEEAARLKALADEEEDKRSSMEDRISSLTRDIAALTKLVQTVKREMGAEDLTFLQNFQALKKKAQWPREDPQNPSDALLNMAKHVGSLGHNIWKSMQAHVTCIPVVMDPNTASPWLSMSPDLASVRDSPERQSLPDNPERFDPCVFVLGAEGFRSGKHRWEVHVGDNPKWILGICKESVARKRKFTVSTDRGVWTIGLSKGVYNALTGKRTVLVVESRPERVRVKLNMDKGEVSFWDAGNGGKHLCTFTHKFTERVFPIFGPGLHTTPMEVNPAKVTIHTA from the exons ATGGCTGAATGTGATTGGAATGAGGAGATGTCAGAGGGTCCATTCCTCCTTCAGGAAGATCTGACCTGTCCGGTGTGTAAAGATCTTTACCGGGAGCCCGTGCTTCTTTCATGCAGCCACAGCTTCTGCAAGGAGTGCTTGGAGCAAAGCCGAAAGATGGGGCAGAGGTGTCCGGTGTGCAGGAAGAGCTGTGACGGGGAGCAACCAATCTCCAACCGGGCGCTGATGGCCGCTACCGAGTCCTTTCAGAAGGAGAAGCGCTGGCGGGGACCGAACGCAATCAATAATGTGCCTCTTTGTAACCTGCACCGGTTGGAGCTTCAACTTTACTGCGTAAAGGACGAGGAGCCCGTGTGCGTTGACTGTGTCACTCTACATCGGACTCACGAGCTGCTGCCACTCAACAAGGGGGCGCCGTTGTGTAAG GAAGAACTGACCATTAAAGTCAACATATTGGAGGAGAAAGTGGAGACTTTCAAGAGAATGAAAAAGAAATACTCTAACACAGTTGATTTCATGAAG ATCCAGACAGAGCAGGCAGAGAAGCAGATCAAGGCAGAGTTTGAGAGGCTCCGTCAGGTGCTGTGTGTAGAGGAGGCTGCCAGGCTGAAGGCCCTggcagacgaggaggaggacaagAGATCCAGTATGGAAGACAGGATCAGCTCCTTGACCCGTGACATCGCTGCCCTCACTAAGCTGGTCCAAACAGTAAAGCGGGAGATGGGGGCGGAGGATTTAACCTTCTTGCAG AACTTCCAAGCCTTAAAGAAAAA AGCCCAGTGGCCTCGTGAAGACCCCCAGAATCCCTCAGATGCTCTCCTGAACATGGCCAAACACGTGGGCTCTCTGGGCCACAACATTTGGAAGAGCATGCAGGCTCACGTCACATGCA tcccagtGGTGATGGACCCTAACACAGCCTCTCCCTGGCTTTCCATGTCCCCAGACCTGGCCAGCGTACGGGACAGCCCAGAGCGCCAGTCCCTCCCGGACAACCCTGAGCGCTTCGACCCCTGTGTCTTTGTCCTTGGAGCTGAGGGCTTCCGCTCCGGCAAGCACCGCTGGGAGGTCCATGTGGGAGACAACCCAAAGTGGATCCTGGGAATCTGTAAGGAGTCTGTGGCTCGCAAGAGGAAGTTCACCGTGTCCACAGACAGGGGCGTGTGGACCATCGGGCTGAGCAAAGGGGTGTACAACGCCCTGACTGGCAAACGCACAGTGCTGGTCGTGGAGAGTCGGCCAGAGAGGGTCCGGGTCAAGCTAAACATGGATAAGGGGGAGGTGTCATTTTGGGACGCAGGCAACGGTGGGAAGCACCTGTGCACCTTCACACACAAGTTTACAGAGAGAGTGTTCCCCATATTTGGTCCTGGGCTCCACACCACCCCGATGGAGGTTAACCCGGCCAAGGTGACCATTCATACTGCGTGA